In Lepisosteus oculatus isolate fLepOcu1 chromosome 28, fLepOcu1.hap2, whole genome shotgun sequence, the following proteins share a genomic window:
- the LOC102686286 gene encoding cytosolic 5'-nucleotidase 3 isoform X1: MIYQVPWLVNPVRTAIAIWHQLKKYELPELAKPTVCMRDRQRVEEIIQRFQRGGHGKVQVISDFDMTLTRFAHNGKRCPTCHNIVDNSKLISEDCKKQLKDLLNTYYPIEIDPTRKIEEKFPLMVEWWTKAHNLLTEQKIHKDQLAQVVKESDVMLRDGYKVFFDQLHEHNIPLLIFSAGIGDVLEEIIRQVGVFHPNIKVFSNYMDFDENGVLKAFKGELIHTYNKREGALLNSGHFAELGDRRNIILLGDSMGDLTMADGVQNMENILKIGYLNDKVDERKEQYLNSYDIVLEKDETMDVVNAILQLIVKAN; the protein is encoded by the exons atg ATTTACCAGGTCCCCTGGCTAGTAAACCCAGTGAGGACTGCCATAGCCATTTGGCACCAGTTGAAAAAGTACGAG CTGCCCGAGCTTGCCAAGCCCACAGTGTGCATGCGGGACCGGCAGAGGGTGGAGGAGATCATCCAGCGCTTTCAGAGGGGAGGACACGGCAAAGTCCAG GTGATTTCCGACTTCGATATGACGCTCACCAGGTTCGCCCACAACGGCAAACGGTGCCCAACGTGCCACA ACATCGTGGACAACAGCAAGCTGATCAGCGAAGACTGCAAGAAGCAG CTGAAGGATCTTCTGAACACCTACTACCCCATTGAGATCGATCCCACGCGCAAAATTGAAGAGAAGTTCCCGTTAATGGTTGAATG GTGGACCAAAGCCCACAATCTCCTGACAGAGCAGAAGATTCACAAGGATCAGCTGGCCCAGGTGGTGAAGGAGTCTGATGTAATGCTTAG agaTGGCTATAAGGTTTTCTTTGATCAGCTGCATGAGCACAACATCCCACTGCTCATCTTCTCGGCGGGGATCGGGGACGTGCTGGAGGAGATCATCAGGCAAGTGGGGGTCTTCCACCCCAACATCAAGGTCTTCTCCAACTACATGGACTTTGACGAGAAC GGGGTTTTGAAGGCTTTCAAAGGGGAGCTGATCCACACCTACAACAAGAGAGAAGGAGCCCTGCTGAACTCCGGCCACTTCGCGGAGCTGGGGGACAGGCGCAACATCATCCTGCTCGGGGATTCCATGGGGGACCTGACCATGGCGGACGGGGTGCAGAACATGGAAAACATCCTGAAGATCGGCTACCTCAACGACAAG gTGGACGAGAGGAAGGAGCAGTACCTGAACTCCTACGACATCGTGCTGGAGAAGGACGAGACGATGGACGTGGTGAATGCCATCCTGCAGCTCATCGTCAAGGCCAATTAA
- the LOC102686286 gene encoding cytosolic 5'-nucleotidase 3 isoform X2 produces MLPELAKPTVCMRDRQRVEEIIQRFQRGGHGKVQVISDFDMTLTRFAHNGKRCPTCHNIVDNSKLISEDCKKQLKDLLNTYYPIEIDPTRKIEEKFPLMVEWWTKAHNLLTEQKIHKDQLAQVVKESDVMLRDGYKVFFDQLHEHNIPLLIFSAGIGDVLEEIIRQVGVFHPNIKVFSNYMDFDENGVLKAFKGELIHTYNKREGALLNSGHFAELGDRRNIILLGDSMGDLTMADGVQNMENILKIGYLNDKVDERKEQYLNSYDIVLEKDETMDVVNAILQLIVKAN; encoded by the exons atg CTGCCCGAGCTTGCCAAGCCCACAGTGTGCATGCGGGACCGGCAGAGGGTGGAGGAGATCATCCAGCGCTTTCAGAGGGGAGGACACGGCAAAGTCCAG GTGATTTCCGACTTCGATATGACGCTCACCAGGTTCGCCCACAACGGCAAACGGTGCCCAACGTGCCACA ACATCGTGGACAACAGCAAGCTGATCAGCGAAGACTGCAAGAAGCAG CTGAAGGATCTTCTGAACACCTACTACCCCATTGAGATCGATCCCACGCGCAAAATTGAAGAGAAGTTCCCGTTAATGGTTGAATG GTGGACCAAAGCCCACAATCTCCTGACAGAGCAGAAGATTCACAAGGATCAGCTGGCCCAGGTGGTGAAGGAGTCTGATGTAATGCTTAG agaTGGCTATAAGGTTTTCTTTGATCAGCTGCATGAGCACAACATCCCACTGCTCATCTTCTCGGCGGGGATCGGGGACGTGCTGGAGGAGATCATCAGGCAAGTGGGGGTCTTCCACCCCAACATCAAGGTCTTCTCCAACTACATGGACTTTGACGAGAAC GGGGTTTTGAAGGCTTTCAAAGGGGAGCTGATCCACACCTACAACAAGAGAGAAGGAGCCCTGCTGAACTCCGGCCACTTCGCGGAGCTGGGGGACAGGCGCAACATCATCCTGCTCGGGGATTCCATGGGGGACCTGACCATGGCGGACGGGGTGCAGAACATGGAAAACATCCTGAAGATCGGCTACCTCAACGACAAG gTGGACGAGAGGAAGGAGCAGTACCTGAACTCCTACGACATCGTGCTGGAGAAGGACGAGACGATGGACGTGGTGAATGCCATCCTGCAGCTCATCGTCAAGGCCAATTAA
- the klhl11 gene encoding kelch-like protein 11, with product MAAAAPNIDDSSRNGGGSSGGGCAATALPGDGDAEEAEDFTSSSHCSELSRRQNEQRKRGLFCDVTLAFSSGAAAGAVPSCEFAAHRSVLAAATDYFTPLLGGQFSESLSGRVEMKEWSSEMGPDPETVESVIQYMYTGEIRVSTCNVHEVLELADRFLLLQLKGFCGDFLKKKLSLANCVAVHSLAHMYSLDQLALKAADMIRRNFHKVIQDEEFYTLPFHLVRDWLSDTEITVDSEEVLFEAIVKWVQRSPEERERYFEELFRLLRLPQIKPTFLTRMVKAERLVAENEACLRLVSEAVEGHAIRFENLKTADLEFWASYMAAFQPRFGQNMDVIMVVGGVSEGGDYLSECVGYFVYEDRWVNLPHIHNHLDGHAITATESHVYVAGSMEPGFAKTVERYSPNRNTWEQVSNLTTRKHSFGLTCVKDILYSIGGHGNFSPGFKDVSVYEPEQDKWHNLESAPKILRDVKAISVEDRYVYISARTPVDTDSDDGLKTITTRYDTESRQWQDVDSLPLIDNYCIFQMAVAHTNFYNTASCCPKRYAVREEAARQKISARISDEILESLPPEVISIEGAAVCYFGEDVFIIGGWKNSDDVDKQYRKEAYRYCAERKRWMLLPPMPQPRCRATACHIRIPYRYLYGSQRYPMPQNLARQRDRMQQMQQLHRRTLTLRRQLQSQIEC from the exons ATGGCGGCCGCAGCGCCCAATATTGACGACTCGAGCCGGAACGGCGGCGGCAGCAGCGGCGGGGGCTGCGCCGCCACGGCCCTGCCGGGCGACGGCGACGCGGAAGAGGCCGAGGATTTCACCTCGTCCTCCCACTGCTCGGAGCTGTCTCGCCGGCAGAACGAGCAGAGGAAGCGCGGCCTCTTCTGCGACGTGACGCTGGCCTTCAGCAGCGGGGCGGCCGCCGGGGCCGTGCCGAGCTGCGAGTTCGCGGCTCACCGCTCCGTCCTGGCCGCCGCCACCGACTACTTCACCCCGCTGCTGGGGGGGCAGTTTTCGGAGTCGCTCTCCGGCCGGGTCGAAATGAAGGAGTGGAGCTCCGAGATGGGGCCAGACCCGGAGACCGTGGAGAgcgtcatacagtacatgtacaccGGGGAGATCCGGGTCAGCACCTGCAACGTCCACGAAGTGTTGGAGCTGGCGGACAG gttcctgctgctgcagctgaagGGGTTCTGCGGGGACTTCCTGAAGAAGAAGCTGAGCCTCGCTAACTGCGTGGCCGTCCACAGCCTGGCCCACATGTACTCCCTGGACCAGCTGGCCCTGAAGGCGGCCGACATGATCCGGCGCAACTTCCACAAGGTCATCCAGGACGAGGAGTTCTACACCCTGCCCTTCCACCTGGTGCGGGACTGGCTCTCGGACACGGAGATCACGGTGGACTCGGAGGAGGTGCTGTTCGAGGCCATCGTCAAGTGGGTGCAGAGGAGCCCCGAGGAGCGGGAGAGGTACTTCGAGGAGCTGTTCCGGCTGCTGCGGCTGCCCCAGATCAAGCCCACCTTCCTGACCCGGATGGTCAAGGCGGAGAGGCTGGTGGCCGAGAACGAGGCGTGCCTCCGGCTGGTGTCCGAGGCCGTGGAGGGGCACGCCATCCGCTTCGAGAACCTCAAGACGGCCGACCTGGAGTTCTGGGCCTCCTACATGGCCGCCTTCCAGCCGCGCTTCGGCCAGAACATGGACGTGATCATGGTGGTGGGGGGCGTCTCGGAGGGCGGGGACTACCTGAGCGAGTGTGTGGGCTACTTCGTGTACGAGGACCGCTGGGTCAACCTGCCGCACATCCACAACCACTTGGACGGCCACGCCATCACCGCCACCGAGTCCCACGTCTACGTGGCCGGGTCCATGGAGCCCGGCTTCGCCAAGACGGTGGAGCGCTACAGCCCCAACCGCAACACCTGGGAGCAGGTGAGCAACCTCACCACGCGCAAGCACTCCTTCGGGCTGACCTGCGTCAAGGACATCCTGTACAGCATCGGCGGCCACGGCAACTTCAGCCCCGGCTTCAAGGACGTCAGCGTGTACGAGCCGGAGCAGGACAAGTGGCACAACCTGGAGTCGGCGCCCAAGATCCTGCGGGACGTCAAGGCCATCAGCGTGGAGGACCGCTACGTCTACATCTCGGCCCGAACGCCCGTGGACACGGACAGCGACGACGGGCTGAAGACCATCACCACGCGCTACGACACCGAGAGCCGGCAGTGGCAGGACGTGGACTCCCTGCCCCTCATCGACAACTACTGCATCTTCCAGATGGCCGTGGCTCACACCAACTTCTACAACACCGCCTCCTGCTGCCCCAAGAGGTACGCGGTGCGCGAGGAGGCCGCGCGGCAGAAGATCAGCGCCCGCATCTCGGACGAGATCCTGGAGAGCCTGCCCCCGGAGGTCATCAGCATCGAGGGGGCCGCCGTCTGCTACTTCGGCGAGGACGTCTTCATCATCGGGGGCTGGAAGAACAGCGACGACGTCGACAAGCAGTACCGCAAGGAGGCGTACCGCTACTGCGCCGAGCGGAAGCGCTGGATGCTCCTGCCGCCCATGCCCCAGCCCCGCTGCCGCGCCACGGCCTGCCACATCCGCATCCCCTACCGCTACCTGTACGGCTCCCAGCGCTACCCCATGCCCCAGAATCTGGCCCGCCAGCGGGACCGCATGCAGCAGATGCAGCAACTGCACCGGCGCACTCTCACTCTCCGGAGGCAGCTGCAGTCACAGATCGAGTGTTGA
- the LOC102686083 gene encoding kelch-like protein 10, giving the protein MEEPSTSTRGQRSHMERKMSAMACSVFNELRLEGKLCDVIIKVNGMEFNAHKNILCGCSSYFLALFTSGWNNSEKKEYNIPGVSPEMMKLIIEYAYTRTVPITADNVEGLLAAADQFSILGIVRACCDFLESQLCLENCIGICQFADFYHCPGLRRKAYLFILHHFEELVKVSQEFLELSAGQLRDIIEKDDLNVKQEDVVFEAILRWIAQAPSERRACISVLLPKVRMALMNAEYFMNSVKNNELVKDSEECKPIIINALKAMYDLNMNGPSSSDFRNPMTRPRLPYSILLAIGGWSGGSPTNAIEAYDARADRWVNATVQQESPRAYHGAAYLKGFVYCVGGFDSVDYFNSVRKFNPVAHTWHQVAPMHSRRCYVSVAVLDGFIYAMGGFDGYVRLNTAERYEPETNQWTLISPMHDQRSDASATTLYGKVYICGGFNGTECLFTAEAYSPETNQWTLIAPMRSRRSGVGVIAYGDQVFAVGGFDGTNRLRSAEAYNPLTNSWRPVPTMFNPRSNFGIEVVDDLLFVVGGFNGFTTTFNAECYDERTDEWYDAHDMGIFRSALSCCVVPGLPNVAEYAAARDTAAPYGQRDEPRASASNGLLSV; this is encoded by the exons ATGGAGGAGCCCTCGACCTCGACCAGGGGCCAAAGATCCCACATGGAGCGGAAAATGAGCGCGATGGCGTGCAGCGTCTTCAACGAGCTGCGTCTGGAGGGGAAGCTGTGTGACGTCATCATCAAGGTCAACGGCATGGAGTTCAACGCCCACAAGAACATCTTGTGTGGCTGCAGCTCCTACTTCCT AGCCCTGTTCACCAGTGGCTGGAATAACTCCGAAAAGAAGGAGTACAACATCCCTGGAGTGTCCCCGGAGATGATGAAGCTGATCATCGAGTACGCCTACACCCGCACCGTGCCCATCACCGCCGACAACGTGGAGGGCCTGCTGGCGGCGGCCGACCAGTTCAGCATCCTGGGCATCGTGCGGGCCTGCTGCGACTTCCTGGAGTCCCAGCTGTGCCTGGAGAACTGCATCGGCATCTGCCAGTTCGCCGACTTCTACCACTGCCCCGGGCTGCGGCGCAAGGCCTACCTCTTCATCCTGCACCACTTCGAGGAGCTGGTGAAGGTGTCCCAGGAGTTCCTGGAGCTCTCCGCCGGCCAGCTGCGCGACATCATCGAGAAGGACGACCTCAACGTCAAGCAGGAGGACGTGGTCTTCGAGGCCATCCTGCGCTGGATCGCCCAGGCGCCCAGCGAGCGCCGGGCCTGCATCTCCGTGCTGCTGCCCAAG GTGCGCATGGCCCTGATGAACGCGGAGTACTTCATGAACAGCGTGAAGAACAACGAGCTGGTGAAGGACAGCGAGGAGTGCAAGCCCATCATCATCAACGCGCTGAAGGCCATGTACGACCTCAACATGAACGGGCCGTCCAGCTCGGACTTCCGCAACCCCATGACCCGCCCGCGCCTGCCCTACTCCATCCTGCTGGCCATCGGCGGCTGGAGCGGCGGCAGCCCCACCAACGCCATCGAGGCCTACGACGCCCGCGCCGACCGCTGGGTCAACGCCACGGTGCAGCAGGAGAGCCCCCGGGCCTACCACGGCGCCGCCTACCTGAAGGGGTTCGTGTACTGCGTGGGCGGCTTCGACAGCGTGGACTACTTCAACAGCGTGAGGAAGTTCAACCCCGTGGCCCACACCTGGCACCAGGTGGCGCCCATGCACTCCCGCCGCTGCTACGTCAGCGTGGCCGTGCTCGACGGCTTCATCTACGCCATGGGCGGCTTCGACGGCTACGTGCGGCTCAACACGGCCGAGCGCTACGAGCCCGAGACCAACCAGTGGACCCTCATCTCGCCCATGCATGACCAGAGGAGCGACGCCAGTGCCACCACCCTGTATGGCAAG GTGTACATCTGCGGGGGTTTCAACGGGACCGAGTGCCTCTTCACCGCCGAGGCCTACAGCCCGGAGACCAACCAGTGGACGCTGATCGCTCCCATGCGCAGCCGGCGCAGCGGGGTGGGGGTGATCGCCTACGGGGATCAGGTGTTCGCG GTTGGCGGGTTTGACGGGACGAACCGGCTGCGGAGCGCGGAGGCCTACAACCCGCTGACCAACAGCTGGCGGCCCGTGCCCACCATGTTCAACCCGCGCAGCAACTTCGGCATCGAGGTGGTGGACGACCTGCTCTTCGTGGTGGGCGGCTTCAACGGCTTCACCACCACCTTCAACGCCGAGTGCTACGACGAGAGGACGGACGAGTGGTACGACGCCCACGACATGGGCATCTTCCGCAGCGCCCTCAGCTGCTGCGTGGTGCCCGGTCTGCCCAACGTGGCCGAGTACGCCGCCGCCCGGGACACAGCGGCGCCTTACGGGCAGCGTGACGAGCCCAGAGCCTCCGCCAGCAACGGCCTGCTCTCCGTCTGA